Proteins co-encoded in one Quercus robur chromosome 8, dhQueRobu3.1, whole genome shotgun sequence genomic window:
- the LOC126694308 gene encoding nicotinamide/nicotinic acid mononucleotide adenylyltransferase-like isoform X14 translates to MGGKTKSFKRSLTVLSRVKSILCKSGQVPRESLKVMLVCGSDLLQSFGIPGAWIPDQGRTICRDYGVVCIRREGQDVEKIISNDEILNEFRDNIKVVDELIPNQISSTRVRDCISRGLSIKYLTADEVVDYIREQHLYLNSDDK, encoded by the exons ATGGGAG GCAAGACAAAGTCCTTCAAACGCTCTTTAACTGTTTTATCCAGAGTTAAGAGTATTTTATGCAAGAGTGGGCAGGTACCCAGAG AATCCCTTAAGGTTATGCTTGTCTGCGGTTCTGATCTGCTCCAATCTTTTGGCATTCCTGGAGCCTGGATTCCAGACCAA GGCAGGACCATATGCAGAGATTATGGTGTGGTTTGCATTCGCAGAGAAGGACAAGATGTTGAGAAAATTATCTCTAATGATGAAATTTTGAATGAATTCAGG GATAACATTAAAGTTGTGGATGAGCTTATACCAAACCAAATCAGCTCAACAAGAGTAAG GGACTGCATTTCAAGAGGGTTGTCGATAAAATATCTGACTGCAGATGAAGTGGTTGATTATATAAGAGAACAACATTTGTACCTGAACTCAGATGATAAGTGA
- the LOC126695747 gene encoding nuclear transcription factor Y subunit B-9-like codes for MERGAEFPHFGNRHAKSSSAPRLVLPVDPNSNIPNFITNINTNNANANANLNVNANANANTSNGNQRAHPCIIREQDQYMPIANVIRIMRRILPSHAKISDDAKETIQECVSEYISFITGEANERCQREQRKTVTAEDVLWAMGKLGFDDYVEPLTVYLNRYREAENDRNNMRVDQLPYVGFKRSMDYGPVGVPPGPPPYGPGFQMAHHPGMFDASAMGGGEYHNGSGAGGSSSSSAGAQNSGLPSFDPYAQFK; via the exons ATGGAACGTGGAGCTGAGTTCCCTCACTTTGGCAACAGACATGCAAAATCAAGCTCTG CTCCGAGGCTAGTATTGCCTGTCGACCCAAACAGCAACATACCCAACTTCATCACCAACATCAACACAAACAATGCCAATGCCAATGCTAATCTCAATGTCAATGCCAATGCCAATGCCAACACTAGCAATGGAAATCAACGTGCCCACCCATGCATTATACGTGAACAAGACCAGTACATGCCTATAGCCAACGTGATACGCATCATGCGCCGCATACTCCCATCCCATGCAAAGATATCGGACGATGCCAAGGAGACCATCCAAGAGTGTGTGTCTGAATACATCAGCTTCATCACCGGCGAGGCCAACGAGCGTTGCCAGCGCGAGCAGCGCAAGACCGTGACCGCGGAGGACGTGCTTTGGGCAATGGGGAAGCTGGGATTTGATGACTATGTTGAGCCACTCACTGTGTACCTCAACCGCTACCGTGAGGCAGAGAATGATCGCAACAATATGCGTGTTGATCAGCTGCCTTATGTTGGTTTTAAGCGTAGCATGGATTATGGGCCTGTTGGTGTGCCTCCAGGCCCACCACCTTATGGGCCGGGCTTTCAGATGGCCCATCACCCGGGTATGTTTGATGCTTCTGCAATGGGTGGTGGTGAGTACCATAATGGGTCTGGCGCTGgtgggtcttcttcttcttctgccgGTGCTCAGAACAGTGGTCTGCCTAGCTTTGATCCTTATGCTCAGTTCAAATGA
- the LOC126694308 gene encoding nicotinamide/nicotinic acid mononucleotide adenylyltransferase-like isoform X13 has translation MGGKTKSFKRSLTVLSRVKSILCKSGQVPRESLKVMLVCGSDLLQSFGIPGAWIPDQGRTICRDYGVVCIRREGQDVEKIISNDEILNEFRDNIKVVDELIPNQISSTRVRDCISRGLSIKYLTADEVVDYIREQHLYLNSDDK, from the exons GCAAGACAAAGTCCTTCAAACGCTCTTTAACTGTTTTATCCAGAGTTAAGAGTATTTTATGCAAGAGTGGGCAGGTACCCAGAG AATCCCTTAAGGTTATGCTTGTCTGCGGTTCTGATCTGCTCCAATCTTTTGGCATTCCTGGAGCCTGGATTCCAGACCAA GGCAGGACCATATGCAGAGATTATGGTGTGGTTTGCATTCGCAGAGAAGGACAAGATGTTGAGAAAATTATCTCTAATGATGAAATTTTGAATGAATTCAGG GATAACATTAAAGTTGTGGATGAGCTTATACCAAACCAAATCAGCTCAACAAGAGTAAG GGACTGCATTTCAAGAGGGTTGTCGATAAAATATCTGACTGCAGATGAAGTGGTTGATTATATAAGAGAACAACATTTGTACCTGAACTCAGATGATAAGTGA
- the LOC126694308 gene encoding serine/threonine-protein kinase ZRK1-like isoform X11 — protein MRWSWFTDHFFNKRKQREERAFYENGSLLLEKLIASCNAKPIPIRTFSPQQLRQATNNFSSEKLVMGISIWYEGSLEGRIFLIKRLDQFSDLAINDLVISAKMSGHSNVLKPIGCCLHTPSPIFVFEFATNGLLADRIYVSRRRQPMVWERRLKIARQIAHALSYLHTAFPRPVIHMAISMRCILLDENDVPKLSSFYHSVSIPEGEADVEGFDGIRYLGFCTPEFIATGKVTEKADVYNFGRFLLELLTGEDSRKISRLTIDEDATLIAYIHNRAQGSCINEIVDPAILAEDGEGGASLEHQLQAVVDLALACTEEDPQRRPTMVDVTKQLRRIERFTKMGEKLGGNLQNLKLHESFEEHASASLKRNASSDEIQAVNEASERPLEV, from the exons ATGCGCTGGAGTTGGTTCACCGATCATTTCTTTAATAAAAGAAAGCAAAGAGAGGAAAGAGCGTTTTATGAGAATGGAAGCCTGTTACTTGAGAAGCTGATTGCCTCTTGCAATGCCAAGCCTATTCCCATCCGTACCTTCTCCCCTCAACAGCTCCGCCAAGCAACCAACAACTTTTCTTCTGAAAAGCTGGTAATGGGGATCTCTATTTGGTACGAG GGTTCTCTTGAAGGACGAATTTTTCTCATTAAGCGTTTAGATCAATTTTCCGATTTAGCCATCAATGATTTAGTGATTTCTGCAAAAATGAGTGGTCACAGCAATGTTTTAAAGCCCATAGGTTGTTGTCTCCACACTCCATCtcccatttttgtttttgaatttgccACCAATGGTTTACTTGCAGATCGAATTTATGTCTCCCGCCGACGTCAGCCGATGGTGTGGGAGAGAAGGTTAAAGATTGCAAGGCAGATTGCTCATGCTCTTTCTTATCTCCATACTGCCTTCCCAAGACCTGTCATCCACATGGCTATCTCCATGCGCTGTATCTTATTAGATGAAAATGATGTTCCCAAATTGTCCAGCTTTTATCATTCTGTATCAATTCCCGAAGGTGAAGCTGACGTGGAAGGTTTTGATGGCATTCGATATTTAGGTTTCTGCACCCCCGAGTTTATAGCAACAGGCAAGGTAACTGAGAAAGCTgatgtatataattttggtcGGTTTCTTCTAGAACTTTTAACCGGAGAGGATTCTCGTAAAATATCCCGATTGACAATTGATGAAGATGCCACTTTAATAGCATACATACATAACCGTGCTCAAGGTAGTTGCATAAACGAGATTGTGGATCCTGCAATCTTGGCTGAAGATGGGGAAGGAGGTGCTAGTTTAGAGCATCAATTACAAGCTGTGGTGGACCTTGCCTTGGCATGTACAGAGGAAGATCCACAAAGAAGGCCAACTATGGTGGATGTCACCAAACAACTCAGGCGGATTGAGAG GTTCACAAAAATGGGTGAAAAGCTTGGGGGAAATTTGCAGAATTTAAAGCTTCATGAGAGTTTTGAAGAGCATGCTTCTGCATCATTGAAAAGGAATGCTTCTAGTGATGAAATCCAAGCAGTGAACGAAGCCTCTGAAAGGCCTCTTGAAGTTTAA